A single Actinomycetes bacterium DNA region contains:
- a CDS encoding biotin carboxylase N-terminal domain-containing protein produces MRKVLIANRGEIAVRVARACADAGIGSVAVYADPDRDALHVRAADEAYALGGSTAAETYLVVDKLLDVAARAGADAVHPGYGFLSENAHFAQAVIDAGLTWIGPPPAAIEALGDKVKARHIAQRAQAPLVPGTPDPVAGAQEVVDFARTHGLPVAIKAAFGGGGRGLKVARSLEEIPDLYDSAVREAVLAFGRGECFVERYLDNPRHVETQCLADRHGGVVVVSTRDCSLQRRHQKLVEEAPAPFLTEAQHAEIVRASKAILKEAGYVGAGTCEFLVGQDGTVSFLEVNTRLQVEHPVTEEVTGIDLVREMFRLAEGETLGYDDPQPRGHAIEFRINGEDPGRGFLPAPGTITTWRAPSGPGVRLDSGVEAGTTISQNFDSLLAKLIVTGATRQQALERSRRALREFEVDGMATALSFHRVVVDDPAFAPADPYEPFRIHTRWIETEFDNTIPRFTAPSARPEEERREAVVVEVGGKRLEVVLPAGLGTSAPAPTQGPPRRTGARKAKAIASTDALEAPMQGTVVKVLVAEGDSVAEGDLVIVLEAMKMEQPLNAHRSGVVRGLTAEVGASVATGAVLCQIEDA; encoded by the coding sequence GTGCGCAAGGTCCTCATCGCCAACCGCGGCGAGATCGCCGTCCGGGTCGCCCGCGCGTGCGCCGACGCGGGCATCGGCAGCGTCGCCGTGTACGCCGACCCCGACCGCGACGCCCTGCACGTACGGGCGGCCGACGAGGCCTACGCCCTCGGCGGCAGCACCGCCGCCGAGACCTACCTCGTCGTCGACAAGCTGCTCGACGTGGCGGCGCGCGCCGGCGCGGACGCGGTCCACCCCGGCTACGGGTTCTTGTCCGAGAACGCCCACTTCGCCCAGGCGGTCATCGACGCCGGACTGACCTGGATCGGCCCGCCGCCGGCGGCCATCGAGGCGCTCGGCGACAAGGTGAAGGCACGCCACATCGCCCAACGGGCGCAGGCCCCCCTCGTGCCGGGCACGCCGGACCCGGTCGCCGGCGCGCAGGAGGTGGTGGACTTCGCGCGGACGCACGGGCTGCCCGTGGCTATCAAGGCCGCCTTCGGCGGCGGCGGGCGCGGTCTCAAGGTGGCCCGCAGCCTCGAGGAGATCCCCGACCTCTACGACTCCGCCGTCCGTGAGGCCGTACTGGCTTTCGGCCGCGGCGAGTGCTTCGTCGAGCGCTACCTGGACAACCCGCGGCACGTGGAGACCCAATGCCTGGCCGACCGGCACGGCGGGGTGGTCGTGGTCTCCACCCGGGACTGCTCGCTGCAGCGCCGCCACCAGAAGCTGGTCGAGGAGGCGCCCGCGCCCTTCCTCACCGAGGCTCAGCACGCGGAGATCGTCCGCGCCTCGAAGGCGATCCTCAAGGAGGCGGGCTACGTCGGCGCCGGGACGTGCGAGTTCCTCGTCGGCCAGGACGGCACGGTGTCCTTCCTCGAGGTGAACACCCGCCTGCAGGTCGAGCACCCGGTCACCGAGGAGGTCACGGGCATCGACCTGGTGCGCGAGATGTTCCGGCTGGCCGAGGGCGAGACGCTCGGGTACGACGACCCGCAGCCCCGTGGCCACGCGATCGAGTTCCGCATCAACGGCGAGGACCCCGGCCGCGGGTTCCTGCCCGCGCCCGGAACGATCACGACCTGGCGCGCGCCGTCCGGACCGGGCGTGCGGCTGGACTCCGGCGTCGAGGCGGGCACGACCATCAGCCAGAACTTCGACTCCCTGCTCGCGAAGCTCATCGTCACGGGTGCTACCCGCCAGCAGGCCCTCGAGCGCTCCCGGCGCGCGCTTCGCGAGTTCGAGGTCGACGGCATGGCGACGGCGCTGAGCTTCCACCGCGTCGTCGTCGACGACCCAGCCTTCGCCCCGGCCGACCCCTACGAGCCGTTCCGCATCCACACGCGCTGGATCGAGACCGAGTTCGACAACACGATCCCGCGCTTCACCGCTCCCTCCGCGCGGCCGGAGGAGGAGCGGCGGGAGGCGGTGGTGGTGGAGGTCGGCGGGAAGCGGCTGGAGGTGGTGCTGCCCGCCGGGCTCGGCACCTCGGCGCCCGCCCCCACCCAGGGCCCGCCGCGGCGCACCGGGGCCCGCAAGGCCAAGGCCATCGCCTCAACCGACGCGCTCGAGGCTCCGATGCAGGGCACCGTCGTCAAGGTCCTCGTCGCCGAGGGCGACTCCGTCGCCGAGGGCGACCTGGTGATCGTGCTCGAGGCGATGAAGATGGAGCAGCCGCTCAACGCCCACCGCTCGGGCGTCGTCCGCGGGCTCACCGCCGAGGTGGGCGCCTCCGTGGCCACGGGGGCCGTGCTGTGCCAGATCGAGGACGCCTGA
- a CDS encoding exo-alpha-sialidase: protein MTRYLMAVGTKKGLFLATSTDRVDWSWSDPHLGMQAVAGVGIDTRRDPVRLLAGAHSQHWGPVVVRSDDLGETWTELERGAVRFPADLGASVEQVWQLQPGPAERPEEVWAGVEPAALFRSVDGGESFELVRGLWDHPHRPQWNPGAGGMCLHTVLPHPRDPDRLLVAISAGGVYRSEDGGSSWSASNTGIEARFMPDRYPEFGQCVHKVARFADDPDHLVAQNHGGVFTSTDDGRTWSLATAGLPADFGFGVATHPRRAGTAYLVPLVADAHRLPPDGQLQVWRTGDGASSWAAASAGLPDHCWTISLRDALTTDGADPLGIYVGTRGGEVWVSADEGEGWTLAGQRMPDVLCVRAAALP, encoded by the coding sequence ATGACGAGGTACCTGATGGCGGTCGGCACGAAGAAGGGCCTGTTCCTGGCCACCTCGACCGACCGGGTCGACTGGTCCTGGTCGGATCCGCACCTGGGGATGCAGGCAGTCGCGGGGGTCGGCATCGACACCCGGCGTGACCCCGTTCGGCTGCTGGCCGGGGCCCACAGCCAGCACTGGGGACCGGTGGTGGTGCGCTCGGACGACCTGGGCGAGACCTGGACCGAGCTGGAACGTGGCGCCGTGCGCTTCCCCGCCGACCTGGGTGCGTCCGTCGAGCAGGTGTGGCAGCTGCAGCCGGGACCCGCCGAGCGCCCGGAGGAGGTCTGGGCCGGCGTGGAGCCGGCGGCGCTGTTCCGCTCCGTCGACGGCGGCGAGAGCTTCGAGCTGGTCCGTGGGCTCTGGGACCACCCGCACCGGCCCCAGTGGAACCCCGGGGCCGGGGGCATGTGCCTGCACACGGTCCTGCCGCATCCCCGGGACCCGGACCGGCTGCTCGTGGCGATCTCCGCCGGCGGGGTCTACCGCAGCGAGGACGGCGGCAGCAGCTGGTCGGCGTCCAACACCGGCATCGAGGCGCGGTTCATGCCCGACCGCTATCCCGAGTTCGGCCAGTGCGTGCACAAGGTCGCCCGCTTCGCCGACGACCCCGACCACCTCGTCGCGCAGAACCACGGCGGAGTGTTCACCTCCACCGACGACGGCCGCACCTGGTCGCTCGCGACAGCGGGCCTGCCCGCGGACTTCGGCTTCGGGGTGGCGACGCACCCACGGCGCGCGGGGACGGCCTACCTCGTCCCGCTCGTCGCCGACGCGCACCGGCTGCCCCCGGACGGGCAGCTGCAGGTGTGGCGCACCGGGGACGGCGCCTCCTCCTGGGCCGCGGCGTCGGCGGGCCTGCCCGACCACTGCTGGACGATCTCGCTCCGGGATGCGCTCACCACCGACGGGGCCGACCCGCTGGGGATCTACGTGGGCACCCGCGGCGGAGAGGTCTGGGTCAGCGCCGACGAGGGGGAGGGCTGGACCCTCGCCGGGCAGCGGATGCCCGACGTGCTCTGCGTCCGCGCCGCGGCGCTCCCCTAG